A genomic region of Bdellovibrionales bacterium contains the following coding sequences:
- a CDS encoding CbbQ/NirQ/NorQ/GpvN family protein translates to MIKGPTGCGKSRLVEFMADHLDLPIVKVACNEDTNSADLLGRFLIKGGETVWQDGPVTQAVRTGAILYLDEIAEAREDVVVAIHPLTDHRREVYLDKISEVVVAPSRFMFVASFNPGYQRGLKELKPSTRQRFVNISMSYLPLEKEANLLVQLTGVEFKVAKAMCLLAQNVRKMKEHNLKETLSTRLMVNSCRLIVDGMNPRRACHAAIAESLSDDGLVVDALKDMINLSL, encoded by the coding sequence ATGATAAAAGGTCCAACGGGATGTGGTAAATCTCGACTTGTCGAGTTTATGGCGGATCATCTGGACCTTCCAATCGTAAAAGTGGCCTGTAATGAGGATACGAACTCGGCTGATCTTCTGGGTAGGTTTTTAATTAAAGGTGGGGAAACGGTGTGGCAGGACGGTCCCGTCACCCAGGCTGTTCGAACGGGGGCAATTTTGTACCTCGATGAGATAGCAGAGGCTCGTGAAGACGTGGTTGTTGCGATCCATCCTTTAACTGACCATCGTCGCGAAGTGTACCTGGATAAAATAAGCGAGGTGGTGGTCGCTCCTTCTCGGTTTATGTTTGTTGCAAGCTTTAACCCCGGTTATCAACGGGGTTTGAAGGAGTTGAAACCTTCCACGCGACAACGCTTTGTTAATATCAGCATGAGCTATTTACCCTTAGAAAAGGAAGCCAATCTTTTGGTTCAGTTGACGGGTGTTGAGTTTAAAGTCGCAAAAGCCATGTGCCTGCTAGCCCAGAATGTTCGGAAGATGAAAGAACATAACCTCAAAGAGACCCTTTCTACGCGCCTGATGGTTAACTCTTGCCGTCTTATCGTGGATGGTATGAATCCACGACGAGCTTGCCATGCCGCAATTGCGGAATCTCTATCAGATGATGGTCTTGTTGTTGATGCGTTGAAAGACATGATCAACCTGAGTCTATAG